The genomic region GGCGTCGACTCTCTCAGAGGCGGAAGCGCTCACCTTGGCGATCAGGTTGGAAGACCAGATAGCGGTGCTGCACATGTCCACCATCGTCACCTTCGCAGACAGCGAACTGGAGAAGCTCTTCAAGGCGATGATGGACCACGACCAGGAGCACGTGGAAGCGCTGCGGGAACAACTGGCGCTATTGTCGCAGAACTAACCTGCGCGAAAGCTTCAGGCGTCGCCGCCGGCCGGGCCCGTCTTGTCGCGCCTGGTGCTGATGTTGTGGACGTCGAAGAACCGGCCGAACTCGACGTCGGTTTCACCTATGTGGTGCGTCACCCAGTTGCACAAAAACCAGAGCAGCTCCACCGAAACCTTCCCGTTACCTTTCAACTCCTTCTTGAACTCGACGACCCTGCCGGTGAAGTGGGCGTGCTCTTCCCGGTGGGCCTCCAGCTTGGGGTAGCCCGTCTTCTTCATCCACTGCTCTTCACAGCTGAAGTGGCGAGCGGCGTAGTCGATCAATTCCTGCAGGAATGCCAGCTCGATCTCTTTGCCTTCCCGGAACTCGTCGTAGGCCCTGTTCAGGGATTGCACCAGGTGCTTGTGTTGCCGGTCGATCTCCTGTATCCCCACCAAGAGATTCACATTCCATTGAATTATAGGCATCCCGCTCTCCCAACTTCGGCGCCGCCCCCTCCGATAGGGGACGGCGCCTGATTTTGCTCTTACTGCGGCGTCAGCACTATCTCGCCCAGTTCGGTCGCATCACCCTGTGCCACCGATACTGCCTGGGACGAATACAAAGCGAAGCCGTTTGCCGTTATGAACGTCTTGTAGCCGACGCTCCCGCTGGCTGGCGGCACGAAGACGGCAAACGGGGCCTGCCATCTACCGCTGGTGTAACTGGAGAAGATGCGCCCTGCTGCGATCGGGTCGCTGTCGTTCACGGTACCGCGCCTCTTGACGGAGACGGTGGCGCTGGACCACTGCGCGAAGCTGGAACTCACGTTGCCGATGATGGAGCCGAACTGCGGCAGCTCGCCTGCCATCTGCACCATCCTGATCCCGGTCGGTTTCAGGTTGTAGCCGCCGTTGCCCCGCGGGACTATGGCGGTATTGGGGTCGAAGTCGATCATGACCGCGTTGATGACACCGGCCTTGACCTCGACGGGGCCCAGCACCTTGAGCCCGGACTGCTGCCCGCTGGGTGTGTCGAGCGGGATCGGGTTGCTGCCGTTTAGGTCGCTGCTGAGCGTGAGGTAGTTGACGGGAGGACGGTTGCCGTTCGGGTTCGGCTCCAGAACCAGTCGGATCTGGCTGTAGCTCCCGGCCGGGAGGACGATTTCGCCCAGGGGTTCCTGGAGAAAGCGCAGGGCCATGACATCTACGACCTTGGGCGTGGCAAACCGCACCAGTACAGGGAGGTTCGGATCGTTATCGGCTGCGCCTTCCAATCCCCTGGGGACCACCCGTATCTCGCGTATGGCGATCACGACCTTGCCGAAGCTGTCGCTCTGTCTGTCGGTGATGGCGAGCTTTAAGGTCCCCTTTGTGGCGTCGCTTCCTCCCCCGCTGCAACCCCCAAGGTACGCGAAGGCTGCCAGCAGCAAGCAGATAACTATGACAGCCGGCTTAAACGCTGCAGTTTTCCCGCTCATGGGTCATCCTCCTGTCGTTATCGACTTAGCTTAGTCGCGTCCGTGCTTATTGCCGTGCCCTTTGCCGTGCCCTTCTCCTTTGTGATGCCCTTCTCCTTTTTCGTGCCCGAGGTGCCTGCCGCGGTCATGATGGTCTCTCTTTTTCATGTAAATGCGCCTGTGGTCCTCCACGTAGTAGGGGCGCCCCGCGTCGACGTAGATCCTCACGCCCGGAGGGGCGGGAAGGTAGGCGCCCAGTTGGATGTTCAGGTCCACCCCGCCGGCGTGGGAGGCCTGCGGCGCCGCGAGGGCGAAGCATGCAGCTGTTGCAAAGGCCAGTGTTGTAAGCGCTTTTTTCATCTTTTCTCCTCCGTTTCAGGGCACCCCGTACTATTGCTCCGCTTCCATTTCCCTGGGTTGCGGCAACAAAAAAGCCGGGGCCAAAAATATCGATCGATATTTCGGCGACCCGGCTGTCTCGTGGAGACCCTGTAGGCTTTCCGTCCCATCCTCGCGGATGGTTTAGTATTGTCGTTTATCTGTGCTGAATTTTGCAGGAACCATAGCGCAAGGCATGGGGCATGTCAAGGATGCTTTTAATCTGTTTTTTAGAGTCAATGTCATGCCTGAAAGGGTGAAACAGTAAAAAATCTAAAGTCCTATGCAGATGTGCCGAAGATATACCAGTGTAAATGGCAAATATGGCATGAAACTGTTTTATTGATTCAATGTTATATCCGTAGCACGAGGGGACAAAATGGTACGCAGTATTCTCGAGATCGGTAATGCCAAGTATGAGATCGACCAGGACGCGCTGAAGAGGTTCATGAGGGAAGCGCGCCAGTCTGCGGCTCTACGCGGTGAGCTTGATGATGGCAAGGAGAAGGTGCTGACTTATTCGGCGAGCGTTTCACCACCGGCAGAAGCCTCCATTGATGCTGTTTTCGACGAGGTGCTGCAGCTGTATAACGAGTACGCGAGAAACGATGACCTAGACGTGCTGATGCAGTTGAAGGCCAAGCTGGAGCAGGTTTCGTTGCGGTACAAGAGCCTGGCCCTTGCCGAAGAGGTACTTAACATCAACAGCTGTCTGCCCTACGAGCGGCGGGTGAACTGCATCCGTGGCGGCAGCTAGTCAGGGAAGGCGGGTTGAACCGGAATCGATGAAGGCTTGTGCGCCGTTGGCTCGCAAGCCTTTTTAGCATCAAGAAGGGCCGGGTCAGGACCCGGTCGCCGAGGCATGGCAGGCGCACTCTCCAGGAAGATTGCTTCTTTTCTCCTGTATCATCTCCCACTCCTGCTCCAGCTTTTCCGGTTCCGTGGTCGATTGCCGCAGGAAGTCGAGCAGGCGCTCCTCGGCGTCTCCGGAAAAGCTCACGAACTTGATCCCCACCATGGAAAAAAAGCTATGCACGATGCAGGCTGTTATCACTACGGGCCCGGCCTGCGGCTCCAAGGTGACCGATAGCGTGCAGCAGTCGCCGACAGGAATCATTATGCACTCATCAGCGCTGATCAGCGCGCCCCTCAAAGAAACGTTTTCCAGCCGGCACTTGTAGTTCATGCCTGAATGTGACAGTTCGCCGGGCGCTCTGCTTTGTACCCGGTGAAAACGCCGCTGGTTCATATAGCATCCCCCTATGCAGTGTAATGGACAATTGGCAGGTCTCTTATCGTCAGCGACGCGGCCGGACTTCAGTTTTTTCTCAAACATTACCGTGTGCCAACGCTTTGCGGCCTCAACTTCTTCTGTCTGTGCCTTTGCGGGTAGGCGGGTGCGTCTTTGGGCAGCTTTTCCATTGACTTCAGGGGGCAACTATTGTATTAAGTAGCGTTTCCTGGATTTGTGATGCCGGTCTAGGTGGGATCGGGAAGCCTGCAGGCCGCGCAGAACCTAAATAAAAGAAGTCACGAGGGGCAGAGCTTCAATGGAAAACAAGATCAGGGTGTTCAGCGGTAACTCGAATCCTATTCTGGCAGAAAAGATCTGTGATTGCCTGAAAGTGCCCCTGGGCAAGGCCAAGGTCAAGACCTTCTCCGACGGCGAGATCATGGTCGAGATCGGCGAGAACGTGCGCGGGCGTGATATCTACGTGGTGCAGTCCACCTGCTGCCCGACCAACAACAACTTGATGGAACTGCTGATCATGATCGACGCCCTAAAGAGGGCTTCGGCAGCAACCATCACTGCCGTGATCCCTTATTACGGCTATGCGCGCCAGGACCGCAAGGCCGCCCCGAGAACCCCGATCACCTCCAAGCTCGTGGCCGACCTGATCACCACCGCCGGCGCCGCCAGGGTTGTGACCGTGGACCTTCACGCGGGGCAGATCCAGGGCTTTTTCAACATCCCGGTGGACAACCTCTACGCCGCGCCCGTTTTGCTCGCCCATCTGAAGAGCCGCTTCGCCGACGACCCCGACAACCTGGTCATGGTGTCGCCGGACGCAGGGGGGACCGAGCGCGCCAGGGCCTTCGCCAAGAGGCTCGGCTGCACGCTGGCCGTCATCGACAAGCGCCGCACCGGCCCCAACGTGGCCGAGATCATGCACCTGATCGGCGACGTGAAGGGTAAGAACGCCATCATCCTGGACGATATGATCGACACGGCAGGGACGCTCACCCAGGCCGCCCTCGCCCTGAAGGAGCACGGCGCCGCCAACGTGTACGCCTGCGCCACCCACGGGGTCCTTTCCGGCCCCGCCATCGACAGGATCAACGCCTCGGTCATCGAGAAGGTGGTCATCACCGACACCGTCCCCCTGGGTGAGAAGGCCGAGCTTTCCGACAAGATCAGGGTGCTTTCCGTTGCAGAACTTCTGGGAGAGGCGATCCGCCGCATCCACGAGGATGAGTCGGTCAGCTCCCTTTTCGTTTAATAAATTTCAATTCAAAAGTCATTGGGTCATCAAATACCAAGATCGACATCGGAGGATGTATGAGTAAGCAGGTGCTGAAAGCTGAACTGAGAGAGAAAACTGGCAAGGGTATCTGCCGCCGCCTGAGGGCTGCCGGCCGTGTACCGGCCGTTGTTTACGGCAAAGGGATCGCTCCCGTCTCCATTTCCCTGGGGCAGAAGGAACTTTCCGAAGCCATCGCTGGCGAGGGTGGGCGCAACCACATCCTGACCCTCGAGTGCGCGGGCGAGCTGAACGGCGCCAACGTGATCGTAGCCGACCTGCTGCGCGACAGCCTGAAAAACCAGCCGCGCCACGTCGACCTGCACAAGATCAACCTGGCCGACAAGGTCAAGGTCCACGTCAAGCTGAACCTGGTCGGCACCCCGGCCGGCGTCAAAGCAGGCGGCTTCCTTGATTTCGCGATGCACGAAGTCGAAGTAGAGTGCCTCCCGGTCCACATCCCGGCCCACATCAACGTCGATGTGACCGAGCTTGTCATCGGCCACTCCGTCCACGTCGGCGATATCACCGC from Citrifermentans bremense harbors:
- a CDS encoding bacteriohemerythrin encodes the protein MPIIQWNVNLLVGIQEIDRQHKHLVQSLNRAYDEFREGKEIELAFLQELIDYAARHFSCEEQWMKKTGYPKLEAHREEHAHFTGRVVEFKKELKGNGKVSVELLWFLCNWVTHHIGETDVEFGRFFDVHNISTRRDKTGPAGGDA
- a CDS encoding DUF4382 domain-containing protein, encoding MSGKTAAFKPAVIVICLLLAAFAYLGGCSGGGSDATKGTLKLAITDRQSDSFGKVVIAIREIRVVPRGLEGAADNDPNLPVLVRFATPKVVDVMALRFLQEPLGEIVLPAGSYSQIRLVLEPNPNGNRPPVNYLTLSSDLNGSNPIPLDTPSGQQSGLKVLGPVEVKAGVINAVMIDFDPNTAIVPRGNGGYNLKPTGIRMVQMAGELPQFGSIIGNVSSSFAQWSSATVSVKRRGTVNDSDPIAAGRIFSSYTSGRWQAPFAVFVPPASGSVGYKTFITANGFALYSSQAVSVAQGDATELGEIVLTPQ
- a CDS encoding PilZ domain-containing protein — encoded protein: MFEKKLKSGRVADDKRPANCPLHCIGGCYMNQRRFHRVQSRAPGELSHSGMNYKCRLENVSLRGALISADECIMIPVGDCCTLSVTLEPQAGPVVITACIVHSFFSMVGIKFVSFSGDAEERLLDFLRQSTTEPEKLEQEWEMIQEKRSNLPGECACHASATGS
- a CDS encoding ribose-phosphate pyrophosphokinase; the encoded protein is MENKIRVFSGNSNPILAEKICDCLKVPLGKAKVKTFSDGEIMVEIGENVRGRDIYVVQSTCCPTNNNLMELLIMIDALKRASAATITAVIPYYGYARQDRKAAPRTPITSKLVADLITTAGAARVVTVDLHAGQIQGFFNIPVDNLYAAPVLLAHLKSRFADDPDNLVMVSPDAGGTERARAFAKRLGCTLAVIDKRRTGPNVAEIMHLIGDVKGKNAIILDDMIDTAGTLTQAALALKEHGAANVYACATHGVLSGPAIDRINASVIEKVVITDTVPLGEKAELSDKIRVLSVAELLGEAIRRIHEDESVSSLFV
- a CDS encoding 50S ribosomal protein L25 — its product is MSKQVLKAELREKTGKGICRRLRAAGRVPAVVYGKGIAPVSISLGQKELSEAIAGEGGRNHILTLECAGELNGANVIVADLLRDSLKNQPRHVDLHKINLADKVKVHVKLNLVGTPAGVKAGGFLDFAMHEVEVECLPVHIPAHINVDVTELVIGHSVHVGDITAPIGTAILSDPKAPVVSILGRKAAEEEAAPAA